One window from the genome of Treponema sp. OMZ 838 encodes:
- a CDS encoding CPBP family intramembrane glutamic endopeptidase, which yields MKWNGFNKNDALLFIEFAAVFAFLLLPPLFSAVPFTLPPKPIGLYAQCVFYFYTVFAAAYEEILYRLYTPNRLHCIYTGYIEPRLQENWETSESNSENAVDLPQSSKAHQQCRYKKSAAFHTAAFNTTAAFELLLTEFPAHLLFTLAHRYLGLSSMIFAAGAGIVFRIAYLKLKQVFHPAVSIALVAVAHGLWNIGVYYYLWGNSIAA from the coding sequence ATGAAATGGAACGGCTTTAATAAAAACGATGCACTCCTCTTTATTGAATTTGCAGCGGTATTTGCTTTTTTATTGCTTCCTCCACTGTTTTCAGCGGTGCCGTTTACCCTTCCGCCCAAGCCGATCGGATTGTATGCGCAGTGTGTTTTCTACTTTTATACAGTGTTTGCAGCCGCGTATGAAGAAATACTATACCGGCTCTATACTCCGAATCGGCTGCACTGCATTTATACCGGTTATATCGAACCACGGCTGCAGGAAAATTGGGAGACATCGGAAAGCAATTCGGAAAACGCCGTAGATTTGCCGCAGTCGTCTAAAGCGCATCAGCAATGTCGATATAAAAAATCCGCTGCATTTCACACTGCTGCATTTAACACTACTGCAGCTTTTGAGTTGCTCCTGACCGAATTTCCCGCCCACCTCCTCTTCACACTGGCGCACCGTTACCTCGGACTTTCTTCCATGATATTCGCCGCAGGAGCAGGAATCGTATTCCGCATTGCCTATCTCAAGCTCAAACAGGTGTTTCATCCGGCTGTAAGTATTGCATTGGTAGCCGTAGCACACGGTCTTTGGAACATCGGAGTGTATTATTATTTGTGGGGAAACAGCATTGCAGCTTAA
- a CDS encoding alpha/beta hydrolase, translated as MQTVYQTMSDGASLAVYTWLPEQQPKAVLHIVHGMAEHALRYDDFAKTACKKGFAVVASDHRGHGKTGSKSGLMGYLADGDGFRRVVEDQKEINEEIQKHYPTLPVIIVGHSFGSFVTQEYIERFGTTVKAAVLIGSAGPNLSVSVASLLASLNCTFKGRKSVAKFMNALVFGSYNNKIKNPHTAFDWLSRDENEVKKYIDDEYCGFVCTAGFFQDFIRGLKRLHTQEALKGIPADLPVLITAGSEDPVSNGGKTLKNLYRIYQDIGMQDVTLKLYENGRHEILNETNKEEVKADILGWIENRASLKTR; from the coding sequence ATGCAAACTGTATATCAGACAATGAGCGACGGTGCTTCTCTCGCCGTTTATACATGGCTCCCGGAACAACAACCGAAAGCAGTGCTGCATATCGTGCACGGAATGGCGGAACACGCCCTCCGGTATGATGATTTTGCAAAAACGGCATGTAAAAAAGGCTTTGCCGTAGTTGCCTCCGACCACCGCGGTCACGGAAAGACCGGTTCAAAAAGCGGCTTAATGGGATACCTTGCCGATGGAGACGGATTCAGACGTGTTGTCGAAGATCAAAAAGAAATCAATGAGGAAATACAAAAACACTATCCTACTCTTCCGGTTATTATCGTCGGGCATTCGTTCGGTTCTTTTGTAACGCAGGAATACATCGAACGGTTCGGTACAACGGTAAAAGCGGCAGTTCTCATCGGTTCGGCAGGCCCCAACCTAAGCGTATCCGTTGCCTCGCTGCTAGCAAGCCTTAACTGCACATTTAAAGGAAGGAAATCCGTTGCCAAGTTTATGAATGCATTGGTGTTCGGCTCATATAACAACAAAATCAAAAATCCTCACACAGCCTTTGATTGGCTTTCGAGGGATGAAAACGAAGTAAAAAAATATATCGACGATGAATACTGCGGATTTGTCTGCACCGCAGGCTTTTTTCAGGATTTTATACGCGGGCTTAAAAGACTGCATACGCAGGAGGCTTTAAAAGGTATACCGGCCGATCTTCCTGTTTTAATTACCGCCGGTTCGGAAGATCCCGTTTCAAACGGAGGCAAAACGCTAAAAAACCTTTACCGTATCTATCAGGACATCGGAATGCAGGACGTAACGTTAAAACTATACGAGAACGGCCGGCACGAAATTTTGAATGAAACAAATAAAGAGGAAGTAAAAGCCGATATCTTGGGATGGATAGAGAATAGAGCATCGCTCAAAACTCGATGA
- a CDS encoding beta-N-acetylhexosaminidase, with protein sequence MCTAKKPLKPLKLDLSDLDKKMTLAVAELRKSYPLRISEDGIPITFKKVKSSEISATFRNGVCEIEADSAPHFYFALSMLLLKSQTIEDSKIYTRRDAQRLLEFRMDHVFEKNGLMLDLSRNAVAHIDMLKQFIREMAFMGHSWFMLYMEDVYEVEGAPYFGALRGRYSIKDLQEVDRYAKIFGIQLVPCIQTLAHMDQYFMWEAIEYKYKDIDNIFNVGNAEVRTLLTRMIASLRKAFSSDIIHIGMDEAHNLGRGRYLDENGLKEKREIMQDHLTFMKTLCTTYGFKPIVWDDMFFGRYSNNKEDVEPVIPNQVGLMYWDYYSCLTNHYRDHLQACRALTKKTMFAGGAWRWTGYIPHHKKTLEATLAAIEACRKEKVKEVIVTSWSDDGSEAPLYTCMFGLVLFAYLDCHIKYQEEEFAQYLKLYTGMGLDEWMRQGEPDLFEGTTGNNYDITPSKYLLYQDPLGSKFLYYIRTLTTDMNAVYKKLEQAFIEDAANTANPLQRSIAEFYALMMKTLYYKWRLPLDIWEAYKGTDKKALQALIENKIKPLKTVLAETAKARRRVWTEECRGFGSEVLDHRFGAMLIRLEVTQEVLTDYIQGKITQIDELEEERLDPCPESDKMLEPQAVRYNRALRIMTACRETW encoded by the coding sequence ATGTGTACGGCAAAAAAACCATTGAAACCTTTAAAACTCGATCTATCCGATCTTGACAAGAAAATGACGCTCGCAGTTGCAGAGCTGCGGAAAAGCTATCCGCTCAGAATTAGCGAAGATGGTATCCCCATTACGTTCAAAAAAGTGAAGAGTTCCGAAATTTCCGCAACCTTTAGAAACGGTGTATGCGAAATTGAAGCGGATTCTGCACCGCATTTTTATTTTGCGCTGTCGATGCTGTTGCTTAAAAGTCAAACAATCGAAGATTCAAAAATCTATACAAGGCGGGATGCGCAGCGTTTATTGGAATTCCGCATGGATCATGTTTTTGAAAAGAACGGCTTAATGCTCGATCTTTCCCGTAATGCGGTTGCACATATCGATATGCTGAAGCAGTTTATTCGCGAAATGGCATTTATGGGACATTCGTGGTTTATGCTCTACATGGAAGATGTGTACGAAGTCGAAGGAGCTCCCTATTTCGGTGCATTACGCGGACGGTACTCTATAAAAGATTTACAGGAAGTTGACCGCTATGCCAAGATTTTCGGCATACAGTTGGTACCGTGTATTCAGACCCTTGCTCACATGGATCAGTATTTTATGTGGGAAGCCATAGAATACAAGTATAAGGATATTGATAACATCTTTAATGTCGGCAATGCTGAAGTACGAACCCTGCTCACCCGGATGATTGCATCGTTACGTAAAGCATTTTCTTCGGATATTATCCATATCGGAATGGACGAAGCGCATAACCTAGGCCGCGGGCGTTATTTGGATGAAAACGGACTCAAAGAAAAGAGGGAAATTATGCAAGATCACCTTACTTTTATGAAAACCCTCTGTACAACATACGGCTTTAAACCCATCGTTTGGGATGATATGTTCTTCGGCCGCTATTCCAATAACAAAGAAGATGTTGAGCCGGTTATTCCCAATCAGGTAGGATTGATGTATTGGGATTACTATAGCTGCTTGACCAACCATTACCGCGACCACCTGCAAGCATGCCGAGCGCTCACAAAAAAGACCATGTTTGCCGGCGGTGCATGGCGCTGGACGGGATATATACCGCATCATAAGAAAACACTTGAAGCAACGCTTGCCGCTATTGAGGCTTGCCGAAAGGAAAAAGTCAAAGAAGTTATCGTTACTTCATGGAGTGATGACGGCAGCGAAGCTCCGCTTTATACCTGTATGTTCGGCTTGGTACTTTTTGCCTACCTTGACTGCCATATCAAATATCAAGAGGAAGAATTTGCGCAGTATCTAAAACTCTATACCGGCATGGGGCTTGATGAATGGATGCGGCAGGGTGAACCGGATTTGTTTGAAGGAACAACCGGTAACAATTATGATATAACGCCGTCAAAGTATCTGTTATATCAAGACCCGCTCGGTTCAAAATTTCTGTATTACATACGGACGCTGACAACCGATATGAATGCCGTCTATAAGAAACTGGAGCAAGCCTTTATCGAGGATGCAGCCAACACGGCTAATCCCTTGCAGCGCAGCATTGCCGAATTTTATGCATTGATGATGAAAACGCTTTACTATAAGTGGCGGCTCCCCTTGGATATTTGGGAGGCGTATAAGGGAACGGATAAAAAAGCATTGCAGGCATTAATCGAAAATAAGATAAAGCCGCTAAAAACGGTGTTAGCCGAAACAGCGAAGGCGCGTCGGCGAGTATGGACGGAAGAATGCCGCGGATTCGGTTCAGAGGTGTTGGATCACCGCTTCGGCGCAATGCTGATACGGCTGGAAGTTACACAGGAAGTGCTAACCGATTACATACAGGGTAAGATTACACAAATCGATGAGCTTGAAGAAGAACGGCTTGATCCATGCCCTGAATCGGATAAAATGCTCGAACCGCAAGCAGTGCGCTATAACCGTGCCTTACGTATTATGACCGCCTGCCGAGAAACGTGGTAA
- a CDS encoding B3/4 domain-containing protein has translation MKCIIDKSIVELGITSVVIGVAKNIDPHAKLSDSFLKKQKKMEDWALQCDVDEVLNNPITQGYADLLQNVGRSIKKYPPTVPAFIRNIQRRGSMPHINSVIDIYNVESLHSLLAIGGHDLDKIDGQIEFTVNKEAGVFLPISSTEKHVAETDYVYRDPKGIIAWLGVRDGENYKFDDGTKNAIFIIQGNANTSVEIRVEALKRIQSDLAECMPQLEFEIQVIEG, from the coding sequence ATGAAATGTATTATCGATAAAAGTATCGTTGAGCTTGGGATTACAAGCGTTGTAATTGGTGTTGCGAAAAATATAGATCCGCACGCAAAATTATCCGATTCATTTTTAAAGAAGCAAAAAAAGATGGAAGATTGGGCATTGCAGTGCGATGTTGATGAAGTTTTGAATAATCCGATTACTCAAGGTTACGCCGATTTGTTGCAAAATGTCGGGCGCAGTATCAAAAAGTATCCGCCGACCGTTCCCGCATTTATTCGGAATATTCAGCGCCGCGGTTCTATGCCGCACATCAATAGTGTTATCGATATCTATAATGTTGAGTCATTACATTCGCTTTTAGCGATTGGCGGGCATGATCTTGATAAAATAGACGGGCAGATAGAGTTTACCGTCAATAAAGAAGCGGGAGTTTTTCTTCCGATTTCATCGACGGAAAAGCATGTTGCCGAAACCGATTATGTATACCGCGACCCTAAAGGTATTATCGCATGGCTTGGTGTCCGCGACGGTGAAAATTATAAATTTGATGACGGAACAAAAAATGCAATCTTTATTATCCAAGGGAATGCCAATACCTCTGTTGAAATACGTGTAGAAGCGCTCAAGCGGATTCAAAGCGATTTAGCGGAGTGTATGCCCCAGTTGGAGTTTGAAATACAGGTTATCGAGGGGTAG
- a CDS encoding endo alpha-1,4 polygalactosaminidase, whose amino-acid sequence MRNQKLACLFVIFFAVVVINGISAESTKDYKVLIGMDHEKVMQLKEIKTLVIDAEFFSQEDIAQLHKNGNVHIFSYLNIGSIETFRDDYAAFADIALGHYENWDEEQWVNVADKRWQKRIKHKAQLLSQKGIDGFFLDNADVYYHYHTSEIYQGLMALLREIHTENKPIIINGGDTFITEAMQQNSIKGMVHGVNQESVFTEIHFKNNTFGAKPVDDRAYFMEYLAQCKTYGLTVYLLEYGATKKLTKEIKAYCKRNGFIYDISPSVELDKLF is encoded by the coding sequence ATGAGAAATCAAAAGCTCGCTTGCTTGTTTGTAATTTTTTTTGCAGTTGTTGTAATAAACGGTATATCCGCAGAAAGCACCAAAGATTATAAAGTGCTGATTGGTATGGATCATGAAAAAGTGATGCAGCTTAAAGAAATTAAAACACTGGTAATCGATGCGGAATTTTTTTCTCAAGAAGATATCGCGCAGCTTCACAAAAACGGAAACGTCCATATATTTTCTTATTTAAACATCGGCTCTATCGAAACATTCCGCGATGACTATGCAGCATTTGCGGATATTGCTTTAGGACACTATGAAAATTGGGACGAAGAACAATGGGTAAATGTTGCGGATAAAAGATGGCAAAAAAGGATAAAACACAAAGCGCAGCTTTTGTCTCAAAAAGGCATAGACGGTTTTTTTCTTGATAACGCTGACGTTTATTATCATTATCACACATCCGAAATATATCAAGGACTGATGGCTCTCTTACGCGAAATACATACGGAGAATAAACCCATTATCATTAACGGCGGAGATACGTTTATCACCGAAGCGATGCAGCAAAATTCCATTAAAGGAATGGTACACGGGGTCAATCAAGAAAGCGTATTTACCGAAATACATTTTAAGAATAATACGTTTGGAGCAAAACCTGTAGACGACAGAGCATATTTTATGGAATATCTGGCTCAATGTAAAACGTATGGACTCACCGTCTATTTACTCGAATACGGCGCAACGAAAAAACTGACAAAAGAAATAAAAGCATATTGCAAGCGCAACGGATTTATCTACGACATATCCCCTTCAGTGGAGCTGGATAAGCTGTTTTGA
- the argS gene encoding arginine--tRNA ligase — MNDIRLLWKESIARALTSMQPEGAEAVTAERIAMETPPDPTLGDLGFPLFSFAKVLRSAPAKIATELLPKLQADSALKGKGEVKAVGPYINVFLPKGETAAQILNAIISGNENYGKTTTLAGKKIMVEFSSPNTNKPLHLGHLRNDAIGESLSRILQFSGADVYKTNIINDRGVHICKSMLAYKLFGNGIDPVKEGIKPDKFVGDMYVQFHKYSKDHPEAEDDAQEMLRKWEAGDPETMQLWKTMNGWALQGIQQTYSRTGVSFDKLFFESDVFRKGRDEIMEGLKKGIFYKDEDGSIWVDLKSIGFEKKLLLRGDGTSVYITQDIGLAITRHGEWPFDKLIYVVGNEQIYHFKVLFYIMKLLGYDWYTGLYHLAYGMVNLPEGKMKSREGTVVDADDLITELKNSALKEIASKGREDAVGNPEEVAEKVALGALHYFLLQVDTIKDMLFNASESLSFNGNTGPYIQYMGARISSILRKADTEEGKKAKTGVCKPELLNSDIEWELLKKLEEFPAQVDKAAAQYAPMLITSYLYDLCKLFSRFYHDCPILGAENADVAATRLALAKAVYIVLKNATGLVIVPFLEVM; from the coding sequence ATGAACGATATACGGTTATTATGGAAAGAAAGTATTGCACGCGCACTCACATCGATGCAGCCTGAAGGAGCTGAGGCCGTTACTGCAGAACGGATTGCAATGGAAACACCGCCCGATCCGACTCTGGGTGATTTAGGTTTTCCGCTTTTCAGTTTTGCAAAGGTATTACGCTCTGCCCCTGCTAAAATTGCGACGGAACTGTTACCTAAGCTGCAAGCTGATTCTGCACTCAAGGGAAAAGGTGAGGTGAAAGCGGTAGGTCCGTATATCAACGTCTTTTTACCCAAGGGTGAAACAGCTGCGCAAATCCTCAATGCAATTATTAGCGGAAATGAAAACTACGGAAAAACAACTACCCTTGCCGGTAAGAAAATCATGGTTGAGTTTTCAAGCCCCAATACCAATAAACCGCTGCACCTCGGACACTTGCGCAATGACGCTATCGGAGAGAGCCTCTCTCGTATTCTCCAGTTCAGCGGAGCGGATGTCTATAAAACCAACATCATCAACGACCGCGGTGTACACATCTGTAAATCGATGCTTGCATATAAGCTCTTCGGAAACGGTATCGATCCCGTAAAAGAAGGTATAAAACCCGATAAGTTTGTCGGTGATATGTATGTTCAGTTCCATAAATACAGCAAAGATCATCCTGAAGCGGAAGATGACGCGCAGGAAATGCTGCGGAAATGGGAAGCGGGTGATCCTGAAACGATGCAGCTGTGGAAGACAATGAACGGCTGGGCGCTGCAAGGTATTCAGCAAACATATAGCCGCACAGGAGTTTCATTCGATAAGCTTTTCTTTGAAAGCGATGTGTTCCGCAAGGGTCGCGACGAAATTATGGAAGGCTTAAAAAAAGGTATCTTTTATAAAGACGAGGACGGTTCCATTTGGGTTGACCTTAAATCGATCGGATTTGAAAAGAAACTGCTGCTGCGTGGAGACGGAACGTCGGTATACATCACACAGGATATCGGACTTGCGATAACCCGCCATGGTGAGTGGCCGTTTGACAAGCTTATCTACGTAGTCGGTAACGAACAAATTTATCATTTTAAAGTGCTCTTCTATATTATGAAGCTGCTCGGCTATGATTGGTACACCGGTTTGTATCACCTCGCTTATGGTATGGTGAACTTGCCGGAAGGCAAAATGAAAAGCCGCGAGGGCACCGTTGTCGATGCGGACGATCTGATTACAGAGCTCAAGAATAGTGCATTAAAAGAGATTGCCTCCAAAGGCCGCGAAGATGCGGTAGGAAATCCCGAAGAAGTTGCGGAAAAGGTCGCGCTCGGTGCATTGCACTACTTCTTGCTCCAAGTAGACACGATAAAAGATATGCTGTTCAACGCTTCCGAGTCTCTTTCGTTCAACGGCAATACCGGCCCCTATATCCAATACATGGGTGCGCGTATTTCTTCTATTTTACGCAAGGCTGATACGGAAGAAGGCAAAAAAGCAAAGACAGGTGTTTGCAAGCCCGAGCTGCTTAACTCCGATATAGAATGGGAATTACTGAAAAAACTCGAAGAATTCCCCGCTCAAGTAGATAAGGCCGCCGCTCAGTATGCACCGATGCTGATAACCAGCTATCTGTACGATCTTTGTAAGCTGTTCAGTCGTTTCTATCATGACTGTCCCATCCTCGGTGCGGAAAACGCCGATGTTGCCGCGACCCGGCTTGCGCTTGCGAAAGCAGTATACATCGTACTGAAAAACGCAACAGGACTGGTGATTGTTCCTTTCCTTGAGGTTATGTAA
- a CDS encoding bifunctional 2-polyprenyl-6-hydroxyphenol methylase/3-demethylubiquinol 3-O-methyltransferase UbiG, giving the protein MNVYDLIAEHYSELFPLEAEKLDFIGRLCPLPGRLCDAGCATGDLAVGLYKEGYDIYGLDLNAKMIGIAEQKASGIRTSGELAFHQANIADILQFGTCNGVLCFGNTLPHLPDETALRRFFSSVYQALQEHGVFIVEVLNYDRILAEKKMDFKDKETDVFIFKRRYDFLPDGNIKFTIEFTDKQRNTVSSDFTVLHPLQHQTLLALFEQAGFQSVAAYSDYNFTKSSAEDYAVVYTAKK; this is encoded by the coding sequence ATGAACGTATACGATTTGATTGCAGAACATTACAGCGAACTTTTCCCGCTTGAGGCGGAAAAGCTTGATTTTATCGGACGCCTTTGTCCGTTGCCGGGCAGATTGTGTGATGCAGGCTGCGCAACCGGCGACCTTGCGGTGGGGTTGTACAAAGAAGGATACGATATATACGGGCTCGACTTAAATGCAAAAATGATTGGGATCGCAGAACAGAAAGCTTCGGGTATCCGCACATCCGGAGAATTGGCATTTCATCAAGCGAACATCGCCGATATTCTGCAATTCGGTACCTGTAACGGCGTACTGTGTTTCGGCAATACGCTCCCGCATTTGCCTGATGAAACAGCACTCCGCCGTTTTTTTAGCTCCGTGTATCAGGCTTTACAAGAGCACGGTGTTTTTATTGTTGAAGTCCTCAATTACGACCGCATCCTTGCCGAGAAAAAAATGGACTTTAAAGATAAAGAAACGGACGTCTTTATTTTTAAACGGCGCTATGATTTTTTACCGGATGGGAATATCAAGTTTACCATAGAGTTTACCGACAAGCAGCGCAATACCGTAAGTTCGGACTTTACGGTGTTGCATCCGTTACAGCACCAAACACTGTTAGCTTTATTTGAACAAGCAGGATTCCAATCCGTTGCCGCTTATTCGGATTACAACTTTACTAAAAGCAGTGCAGAGGATTACGCTGTAGTGTATACAGCGAAGAAATAA
- a CDS encoding DUF58 domain-containing protein, which translates to MKTGYLAERSKQLQLAALSIAQGMQAGSFRSHFRGRGIEFDSLREYEAGDDIRSIDWNLMARSGKTFVKLYREERDLRLFLIVDVSASMEAGSTVNAPQEKALEAAALITFAAEHLHSYTGLLAFDGKVARVFQLRRGREPSLHILSALERITVSGSKSKGTALAPALEAAGKLLRQRALVIILSDFKVENFEKELGVLARRHDVAAIRITAPYDEALPAAGILRFTDPETGLERLLPTNSHQFRQDRIRRITEDTQQWENTCIRCGVYPLVLPYDGNTVKLLNQFFLTGKYGIQPFSRYRPQADTVL; encoded by the coding sequence ATGAAAACCGGTTATTTAGCGGAACGGTCAAAACAGTTACAGCTGGCGGCGCTCTCCATTGCGCAGGGAATGCAAGCCGGAAGCTTCCGGAGTCATTTCCGGGGCAGGGGCATTGAGTTTGATTCGCTGCGGGAATACGAAGCGGGGGATGATATCCGCAGTATTGACTGGAACTTGATGGCACGAAGCGGCAAAACCTTTGTGAAACTGTACCGTGAAGAACGCGACCTGCGGCTTTTTTTGATTGTCGATGTGTCGGCTTCGATGGAAGCAGGCAGTACCGTTAATGCACCGCAAGAAAAAGCTTTGGAAGCGGCAGCGCTGATCACTTTTGCTGCGGAACATTTACACAGTTATACGGGGCTCCTCGCTTTTGACGGAAAGGTCGCGCGGGTATTCCAGCTCCGGCGCGGCAGAGAACCAAGTCTGCATATTCTGAGCGCTCTGGAACGGATTACCGTTTCGGGCAGCAAAAGCAAAGGAACCGCATTGGCGCCTGCGCTTGAAGCGGCGGGAAAACTGTTGCGGCAGCGGGCGCTCGTCATTATTCTATCCGATTTTAAAGTAGAAAATTTTGAAAAAGAGTTGGGGGTATTAGCACGCCGTCATGACGTTGCAGCTATCCGCATTACCGCGCCTTATGATGAAGCGCTTCCCGCCGCAGGGATATTGCGCTTTACCGACCCCGAAACGGGACTGGAGCGGCTCTTGCCGACCAATTCGCATCAGTTCCGGCAAGATCGTATCCGTCGTATAACCGAAGATACCCAACAATGGGAAAATACCTGTATACGCTGCGGAGTATATCCGCTTGTATTGCCCTACGACGGTAATACGGTAAAGCTCTTAAACCAGTTTTTTTTGACCGGCAAATACGGTATTCAACCCTTTAGCCGATACCGGCCTCAGGCGGATACGGTATTATGA
- the lepA gene encoding translation elongation factor 4: MYSIDHIRNFCIVAHIDHGKSTLADRLIEKAKVIDERYYRAQMTDNMDIERERGITIKSQAVTIPYHAADGQDYLLNFVDTPGHVDFTYEVSRAIASCEGAILIVDATQGVESQTLSNMYLALEHNLEILPVINKIDLPAADIPAVSAQIDHDLGLDSDIAVAVSAKTGKNIDALFEAIVKHFPPPTGSAEAPLQALIFDCHYDAYRGVIIHLRVFEGTIKPGMTIRFMHSNAEYRVEETGVFILDLVQRDSLRAGEVGYIIAGIKTVSDVQVGDTLTDADRPCAEPRAGFKAVKPVVFSSVYPVDTNDYEQLRDAFEKLKLNDASLTYEKDSSVALGHGFRCGFLGLLHLEIVQERLEREFDQAVIFTAPSVRYRLHLRSGETMICDNPAEYPEEGKIASADEPYIRANIITPTEYLGNIISLCIEKRGVQTNMNYLDQKRVEVTYEMPLAEVLFEFYDRLKSISRGYASFEYEVIEMRPTELVKIDILLNGKPVDALAQLSYKPNAYNKARHVCEQLKEEITRQQFKIAIQGAIGSQVIARETVNPVRKDVLAKCYGGDITRKRKLLEKQKEGKKRMKMVGDVELPQSAFLSVLKTKSE; this comes from the coding sequence ATGTATTCAATTGACCATATCCGCAATTTTTGTATTGTTGCTCATATCGATCACGGGAAGTCAACGCTTGCCGACCGTCTTATTGAAAAAGCCAAGGTTATCGACGAACGCTATTATCGGGCGCAGATGACCGATAACATGGATATTGAACGGGAACGCGGCATCACCATTAAAAGCCAAGCGGTTACCATTCCGTACCACGCCGCCGACGGGCAGGATTATCTTTTAAACTTTGTTGACACACCCGGACACGTAGACTTTACGTATGAGGTGTCCCGCGCCATTGCTTCCTGCGAGGGGGCAATTTTGATTGTGGACGCAACGCAGGGGGTGGAATCTCAGACGCTTTCCAATATGTACCTTGCGCTTGAGCACAACCTCGAAATTTTACCGGTCATCAATAAGATTGACTTACCGGCGGCGGATATTCCGGCGGTGTCTGCTCAAATTGACCACGATTTAGGGCTTGATTCCGATATTGCCGTTGCGGTTTCGGCAAAAACCGGCAAAAACATCGATGCGCTTTTTGAAGCCATTGTGAAGCACTTCCCGCCGCCGACCGGTTCTGCCGAAGCCCCCTTGCAGGCGCTCATCTTCGACTGCCACTACGACGCATACCGCGGGGTTATCATCCACCTGCGGGTGTTTGAAGGGACGATAAAGCCCGGCATGACCATCCGCTTTATGCACAGCAATGCGGAATACCGCGTAGAAGAGACAGGCGTGTTTATTCTCGACCTTGTGCAGCGGGATTCTCTCCGTGCAGGAGAGGTCGGCTACATCATTGCGGGTATTAAAACCGTGTCTGATGTGCAAGTCGGCGACACCCTCACCGATGCGGATCGTCCCTGTGCGGAACCCCGTGCCGGGTTCAAGGCTGTAAAGCCCGTGGTGTTTTCTTCCGTGTACCCGGTAGATACCAACGACTACGAGCAGCTGCGCGATGCCTTTGAAAAACTCAAGCTCAATGACGCAAGCCTCACCTACGAAAAAGATTCTTCGGTTGCGCTTGGACACGGGTTCCGCTGCGGCTTTTTGGGGCTGCTCCATTTGGAGATTGTGCAGGAACGGCTCGAACGGGAGTTTGACCAGGCGGTTATCTTTACGGCACCGTCTGTGCGGTACCGTCTCCATCTGCGGAGCGGTGAAACCATGATCTGCGACAACCCTGCCGAATACCCGGAGGAAGGCAAGATTGCCTCTGCTGATGAACCGTATATCAGAGCGAATATCATCACCCCGACGGAATACCTCGGTAATATCATCTCCCTCTGCATCGAAAAACGCGGCGTGCAAACCAATATGAACTACCTCGACCAAAAGCGGGTGGAGGTTACCTACGAAATGCCGCTTGCGGAAGTACTGTTTGAGTTTTACGACCGGCTCAAAAGCATCAGCCGCGGCTATGCGTCGTTTGAATACGAAGTAATCGAAATGCGTCCAACCGAGCTGGTAAAAATCGATATTCTGCTGAACGGCAAGCCGGTGGATGCCCTTGCGCAGCTTTCGTATAAGCCTAACGCCTATAACAAGGCGCGCCACGTGTGCGAGCAGTTAAAAGAAGAAATTACGCGGCAGCAGTTTAAAATCGCCATTCAGGGGGCAATCGGCAGCCAAGTCATTGCACGGGAAACGGTTAATCCGGTGCGCAAAGACGTGTTGGCGAAGTGCTACGGCGGCGACATTACCCGCAAACGCAAGCTCCTTGAAAAGCAGAAAGAGGGAAAGAAGCGCATGAAGATGGTTGGCGATGTTGAGTTACCGCAGTCAGCCTTCTTGTCGGTGCTTAAAACCAAAAGCGAATAG